A stretch of Oryza brachyantha chromosome 4, ObraRS2, whole genome shotgun sequence DNA encodes these proteins:
- the LOC102699861 gene encoding protein PYRICULARIA ORYZAE RESISTANCE 21-like yields the protein MPTLIITVDLQCCRCSTKIQKLLCCIQEGCEFEIEKIVYEKDTVVVSGPFDAEKLSCVLWCKAGKIIKCIKIKPPEKEKEKEKPKPEPCKLIPLSYPYCPPPQRCPPTPSCPPCGCATPHCECHCKPAPPPPPPPPPAEPPKPACGCPANWSPSCHSCSRCYPAPPYPPPAMAYPPVLLCDESPQYGACAVM from the exons ATGCCGACGCTGATCATCACCGTGGACCTGCAGTGCTGCCGCTGCAGCACCAAGATCCAGAAGCTCCTCTGCTGCATTCAAG AAGGATGCGAGTTCGAGATCGAGAAGATCGTGTACGAGAAGGACACGGTGGTGGTGTCTGGCCCCTTCGACGCCGAGAAGCTCTCCTGCGTGCTCTGGTGCAAGGCCGGCAAGATCATCAAGTGCATCAAGATCAAGCCgccggagaaggagaaggagaaggagaagcccAAGCCGGAGCCATGCAAGCTCATACCGCTCTCGTACCCGTactgcccgccgccgcagcgctgcccgccgacgccgtcgtgtCCGCCGTGCGGCTGCGCCACCCCGCACTGCGAGTGCCACTGCaagcctgcgccgccgccgccgccaccgccgccgccggcggagccGCCGAAGCCGGCGTGTGGGTGCCCGGCTAAttggtcgccgtcgtgccacTCCTGCTCGCGCTGCTaccccgcgccgccgtacccgccgccggccatggcgtACCCGCCCGTGCTGCTCTGCGACGAGAGCCCGCAGTACGGCGCCTGCGCCGTCATGTAG